Proteins encoded in a region of the Campylobacter showae CSUNSWCD genome:
- the smpB gene encoding SsrA-binding protein SmpB, with the protein MGKDLAKNKKALFDFSIIETFEAGIVLKGSEVKALRAGRANLKDSFARVIKGELFLLNAHISHLNTTHSAFRPDERAPRKLLMHRKQIDKIFGQVTQDGLTLVVLALYLNDKNIVKARVALAKGKNLHDKRETIKRKEADKEARAAMKKYA; encoded by the coding sequence ATGGGTAAGGATTTAGCCAAAAATAAAAAGGCTCTGTTTGACTTTAGCATCATCGAGACCTTCGAAGCGGGCATCGTGCTAAAGGGCAGCGAGGTAAAGGCTCTGCGGGCGGGCCGAGCAAATCTAAAAGATAGCTTCGCGCGCGTGATAAAGGGCGAGCTGTTTTTGCTAAACGCGCACATCAGCCATCTAAACACGACGCACTCGGCGTTTCGCCCGGACGAGCGAGCTCCGAGAAAACTACTGATGCACCGCAAGCAGATAGATAAAATTTTCGGTCAAGTCACGCAAGATGGCCTCACGCTAGTGGTTTTAGCGCTCTATCTAAACGATAAAAACATCGTAAAGGCGCGGGTTGCGCTAGCAAAAGGTAAAAACCTGCACGATAAGCGCGAGACGATAAAACGCAAAGAAGCCGACAAAGAAGCGCGCGCGGCGATGAAAAAATATGCTTAA
- a CDS encoding 2-hydroxymuconate tautomerase family protein, with protein sequence MPYVNIKITKEKEAVTAEQKRALIAGVTKLLGDTLKRDASRTVVVIEEVSTDDYGFGGESITELRSKQGK encoded by the coding sequence GTGCCGTACGTAAATATAAAAATCACAAAAGAAAAAGAAGCCGTAACTGCCGAGCAAAAGCGCGCGCTCATAGCCGGCGTAACGAAACTGCTGGGCGATACGCTAAAGCGCGACGCGAGCAGAACCGTCGTCGTGATAGAGGAAGTTAGTACTGACGACTACGGATTTGGCGGCGAAAGCATAACCGAACTAAGATCAAAACAAGGAAAATAA
- a CDS encoding TlpA family protein disulfide reductase gives MKKTMKAILAALACVVFLAGCGEDETAKAPVKIEGYKTGEEIALKSVFGKDLTLKRVEGGFVIKGDEDKILMFDIFGTFCPPCQKEAPDLTKFQIDNLNDFTIVGLTHFENVTNEYVVENFAQKYNAFYFISNDIKTNDKLSAQILEDIKYERLESVPIKMVLKGGVYQELTDVDSGKFGVKYYLGGIHLDAMTKDFERIKNAR, from the coding sequence ATGAAAAAAACTATGAAGGCGATTTTGGCGGCTTTGGCCTGTGTGGTATTTCTAGCAGGCTGCGGCGAGGACGAGACGGCGAAGGCTCCCGTAAAGATAGAGGGCTATAAAACGGGCGAGGAGATCGCGCTAAAGAGCGTGTTTGGCAAAGACCTCACGCTAAAGCGCGTCGAAGGAGGATTTGTTATCAAGGGCGACGAGGATAAAATTTTGATGTTTGATATATTCGGCACGTTTTGTCCGCCGTGTCAAAAAGAAGCTCCCGATCTCACCAAATTTCAGATCGACAATCTAAACGATTTTACGATCGTGGGGCTAACGCACTTTGAAAACGTCACGAACGAGTACGTAGTAGAAAATTTCGCGCAAAAATACAACGCCTTTTACTTTATCTCAAACGACATAAAGACAAATGACAAGCTTTCGGCTCAAATTTTAGAGGATATAAAATACGAGCGACTCGAGAGCGTGCCGATAAAAATGGTGCTAAAAGGTGGCGTATATCAGGAGCTAACCGACGTAGATAGTGGAAAATTCGGCGTGAAATACTACCTAGGCGGCATCCATCTAGACGCGATGACGAAGGATTTTGAGAGAATAAAAAATGCCCGCTAA
- a CDS encoding ATP-dependent Clp protease adaptor ClpS: MPAKTATEREHGIDVKEKPEFPRKFKVVLLNDDVTSMDFVVSVLVEIFHHTAQSAVTVMLKIHNEGSGVAGIYNKEIAQTKQNQTLKAAAAAGYPLKAVVEEE; encoded by the coding sequence ATGCCCGCTAAAACCGCCACCGAGCGGGAGCACGGCATAGACGTAAAGGAAAAACCGGAATTTCCGCGTAAATTTAAGGTTGTTTTACTAAACGACGACGTTACGAGTATGGATTTCGTCGTGAGCGTGCTGGTCGAGATTTTTCACCATACAGCCCAAAGCGCGGTAACGGTGATGTTAAAAATCCACAACGAAGGCAGCGGAGTGGCGGGCATCTACAATAAAGAGATCGCCCAAACCAAACAAAACCAAACGCTAAAAGCCGCCGCCGCCGCGGGCTACCCGCTAAAGGCCGTCGTCGAGGAAGAATAG
- a CDS encoding AAA family ATPase — protein sequence MFDSDLSYLLEKAGQFAYSNFHEYLTSEHVLFVLVNLNEETRDILADAGLTDVEGLKSDLKNYLLQTNEQVPHHKQPRMTVLLEQIFKELNTELKDKNVGIRDLLFKIAARGDTYGAKILEFYDVDPQKIKQSTKDDKQARAKNFQNLAKYSSNLTKLAAKGKIDPIIGRENELVRLMQTLSRRKKNNPILVGEAGVGKTAVVEGLALKIANGEVPQRLKQAQIFALDIGAMIAGTKYRGDFEKRLKDVMDEVAEQEDAIVFIDEIHTIVGAGATNGGGLDMSNLLKPALANGSLRCIGATTYAEYRSFFEKEKALSRRFAKIDVVEPSTDESVEILKGLRAKYESFHGVKFSDEILAKSVELAKKYLNDRFLPDSAIDLIDEVGAALALQNRSKTVKMSDLSTVLSKMANIPDTNLKSDAAANLKNLAQRLKSEIFGQDEAIDALVAAIKRSYAGLKQPNAPVGVFLFTGSSGVGKSELSAALARNLGVHFERFDMSEYMEKHSVSRLIGAPPGYVGFEEGGILTNAVKKHPYSVILFDEIEKASDEMINVFLQIFDSASLTDNTGAKSDFRNAVIIMSSNLGSKEAPTLGFSKDESGKADSAVKGFFSPEFRNRIDKIVHFNDLGEDALGLIAQKIINEINSSLAEKKVVIKASAEAKKYLWQKGYSKEFGARNLKRLVQDEISTKLSDEILFGVLKNGGVANIMLKNGELAFKFEATK from the coding sequence ATGTTTGACTCGGATTTAAGCTATCTTTTGGAAAAGGCCGGGCAGTTTGCCTACTCGAATTTTCACGAGTATCTAACCAGCGAGCACGTGCTTTTCGTGCTGGTAAATTTAAACGAAGAGACTAGAGATATCCTAGCCGACGCGGGTCTAACCGACGTCGAGGGACTAAAAAGCGATCTAAAAAACTATCTACTGCAAACCAACGAGCAGGTGCCGCACCACAAACAGCCGCGCATGACGGTGCTTTTGGAACAAATTTTTAAAGAGCTAAACACAGAGCTAAAAGATAAAAACGTCGGTATCAGGGATTTGCTCTTTAAAATCGCGGCCAGAGGCGACACGTACGGGGCTAAAATTTTAGAATTTTACGACGTCGATCCGCAAAAGATCAAGCAATCAACAAAAGACGACAAGCAGGCTCGCGCCAAAAACTTCCAAAACCTTGCCAAATACTCGTCAAATTTAACCAAACTAGCCGCCAAGGGCAAAATAGACCCGATTATCGGGCGAGAAAACGAGCTAGTAAGGCTAATGCAAACACTAAGCCGCCGCAAGAAAAATAATCCAATCCTAGTAGGCGAAGCGGGCGTGGGCAAGACCGCCGTTGTAGAGGGGCTTGCGCTAAAAATCGCAAACGGCGAAGTGCCGCAACGCCTAAAACAGGCGCAAATTTTCGCACTAGATATCGGCGCGATGATAGCTGGTACGAAATACCGCGGCGACTTTGAAAAACGTCTAAAAGACGTGATGGACGAGGTGGCCGAGCAGGAGGACGCGATAGTTTTTATCGACGAGATCCACACGATCGTGGGCGCGGGAGCTACAAACGGCGGCGGGCTTGATATGTCAAATTTACTAAAGCCAGCGCTTGCAAACGGCTCACTGCGCTGCATCGGAGCGACGACTTACGCAGAGTATCGCAGCTTTTTTGAAAAAGAAAAAGCCCTCTCGCGCCGATTTGCTAAAATCGACGTCGTAGAGCCGAGCACAGACGAGAGCGTCGAGATCCTAAAAGGGCTTCGCGCCAAATACGAGAGCTTTCACGGCGTCAAATTTAGCGACGAAATTTTAGCTAAAAGCGTGGAGCTAGCTAAAAAATATCTAAACGATAGATTTTTGCCAGATAGCGCCATCGATCTAATCGACGAGGTCGGCGCGGCTCTAGCCCTGCAAAACAGAAGCAAAACCGTAAAAATGTCCGATCTAAGCACGGTTTTGAGCAAGATGGCAAATATCCCAGATACCAATCTAAAATCAGACGCCGCGGCAAATTTGAAAAACCTAGCACAAAGGCTAAAGTCTGAAATCTTCGGTCAAGACGAAGCCATAGACGCTCTAGTAGCGGCGATCAAGCGCTCGTATGCAGGGCTAAAGCAGCCAAACGCGCCCGTTGGAGTATTTTTATTTACAGGCTCAAGCGGCGTGGGTAAAAGCGAGCTAAGCGCGGCTCTAGCGCGAAATTTGGGCGTGCATTTCGAGCGGTTTGATATGAGCGAATACATGGAAAAGCATAGCGTCTCGCGTCTCATCGGCGCGCCTCCGGGGTATGTCGGGTTTGAAGAAGGCGGCATACTCACAAACGCCGTTAAAAAGCACCCTTATAGCGTGATTTTATTTGACGAGATCGAAAAAGCTAGCGACGAGATGATAAACGTCTTTTTGCAAATTTTTGACAGCGCGAGCCTCACGGATAACACGGGCGCAAAGAGCGATTTTCGCAACGCCGTCATCATAATGAGCTCAAATTTGGGCTCAAAAGAGGCGCCGACGCTGGGCTTTAGCAAGGACGAAAGCGGCAAAGCGGACTCGGCGGTAAAGGGATTTTTCAGCCCTGAGTTTCGCAACCGCATCGATAAAATCGTGCATTTTAACGACCTTGGCGAGGACGCGCTAGGCCTCATCGCGCAAAAAATCATTAACGAGATAAACTCAAGCCTCGCCGAGAAAAAAGTCGTCATAAAAGCCTCCGCCGAAGCTAAAAAATACCTCTGGCAAAAGGGTTATAGTAAAGAATTCGGCGCGCGAAATCTAAAACGCCTGGTCCAAGACGAGATCTCGACCAAGCTTAGCGACGAGATACTTTTCGGTGTGCTAAAAAACGGCGGCGTCGCAAATATCATGCTAAAAAACGGCGAGCTGGCGTTTAAATTTGAAGCCACAAAATAA
- the aat gene encoding leucyl/phenylalanyl-tRNA--protein transferase: MQKIYNFPDPAKAPANSPLALGGDLSAQALLQAYDKGIFPWFLPGEPIYWWSPDPRAVLIPGEVHVQQSIKSALKKFEVRFDYDFENFLKICKSEREKRESTWLSGDIVRAYVNLHRLGISHSVEVYEDGELAGGLYGQIFGKVFCGESMISLKTGASKVALISLCRALEPFDFLIDCQVMNDHLKFMGAKAMRRSEFLSKFNELKNQPSGFGEFKNLA, from the coding sequence TTGCAAAAAATCTATAACTTTCCCGACCCCGCAAAAGCCCCAGCAAACTCCCCTCTAGCCCTCGGCGGCGATCTAAGCGCGCAGGCGCTTTTGCAAGCTTACGACAAAGGCATTTTCCCGTGGTTTTTGCCCGGCGAGCCCATATACTGGTGGTCGCCAGACCCGCGCGCGGTGCTGATTCCAGGCGAAGTGCACGTGCAACAAAGCATAAAATCCGCGCTTAAAAAATTTGAAGTACGGTTTGATTACGACTTTGAAAATTTCCTAAAAATCTGCAAAAGCGAGCGCGAAAAACGCGAATCCACATGGCTATCGGGAGATATCGTGCGCGCCTACGTAAATTTGCATCGTCTGGGCATATCGCATAGCGTAGAGGTTTATGAGGACGGCGAGCTGGCGGGCGGACTTTACGGGCAAATTTTTGGCAAGGTCTTTTGCGGAGAGAGTATGATCAGTCTAAAAACCGGCGCGTCAAAAGTCGCCCTCATCTCGCTTTGCCGCGCTTTAGAGCCGTTTGATTTTCTCATCGACTGCCAGGTTATGAACGATCATCTAAAATTTATGGGCGCAAAAGCGATGAGGCGAAGCGAGTTTTTATCCAAATTTAACGAACTAAAAAATCAGCCTAGCGGGTTTGGCGAATTTAAAAATTTAGCCTAA
- the flgB gene encoding flagellar basal body rod protein FlgB, translated as MFAGIQTSKSKPLVESALASRNLRQQMISGNIANIDTPFYKARDIAFEAALSQTAQEIYGKDENKILKLAQTDGAHFPRVDFPASNGATIFLRDGHMARNDANTVDLDVETTELSKNAIMVTALDRAMRQSGQIFKNVIDASSKI; from the coding sequence ATGTTCGCAGGCATCCAAACCTCAAAATCAAAACCGCTCGTAGAAAGCGCGCTGGCAAGCAGAAATTTACGCCAGCAGATGATTTCTGGCAACATAGCAAACATCGACACGCCTTTTTACAAAGCCCGCGATATCGCGTTTGAAGCGGCCCTATCGCAAACAGCGCAAGAGATCTACGGCAAAGACGAAAATAAAATTTTAAAACTCGCGCAAACAGACGGTGCGCACTTTCCTCGCGTGGATTTTCCGGCGTCAAACGGGGCGACGATATTTTTACGCGACGGACACATGGCACGAAACGACGCAAACACCGTCGATCTAGACGTGGAAACAACTGAGCTTAGCAAAAACGCGATAATGGTAACCGCACTTGATCGCGCCATGAGGCAAAGCGGCCAGATATTTAAAAACGTGATCGACGCTAGCAGTAAAATTTAA
- the flgC gene encoding flagellar basal body rod protein FlgC, producing MSNYLSDFDISGYGLSAQRFRMNVISSNIANANTVRTAEGGPYRRREVIFKAVDFDSVLNNEVAKKHNLLEYENPLDDKFYTKDAKPAIMSVVVDKIVRDDKDFKLKYDPSHPDADARGYVAYPNINPVIEMADLIEATRAYQANVSAFQSAKTIAQSALELLQG from the coding sequence ATGAGCAATTATTTAAGCGACTTTGATATCAGCGGATACGGACTAAGCGCCCAGCGCTTTAGAATGAATGTCATTAGCTCCAATATCGCCAACGCAAATACTGTGCGAACGGCGGAAGGCGGTCCGTATAGACGCCGCGAGGTGATATTTAAGGCGGTTGATTTTGATAGCGTACTAAACAACGAAGTGGCGAAAAAACATAACTTGCTCGAATACGAGAACCCGTTAGACGATAAATTCTATACAAAAGACGCAAAACCTGCTATAATGAGCGTCGTAGTTGACAAGATAGTGCGCGACGATAAGGATTTTAAGCTAAAATACGATCCGTCTCACCCAGACGCCGACGCGAGGGGCTACGTAGCGTACCCAAACATCAATCCCGTCATCGAAATGGCGGATCTAATCGAAGCCACGCGTGCCTATCAGGCAAACGTTTCGGCATTTCAGTCGGCTAAAACGATCGCTCAAAGCGCGTTAGAATTATTACAAGGTTAA
- the fliE gene encoding flagellar hook-basal body complex protein FliE translates to MTNIDKIGSVASPFEKKEAKTLQNQKGELNFGDVLDSSLKELNEIQINADKAIADLATGEVKDLHQAAIAIGKADTSMKLMLEIRNKALSAYKEISRTQI, encoded by the coding sequence ATGACAAATATAGATAAAATCGGCTCGGTCGCTTCACCGTTTGAAAAAAAAGAAGCAAAAACTCTACAAAATCAAAAAGGCGAGTTAAATTTTGGCGACGTACTAGATAGCTCGCTAAAAGAGCTAAACGAGATACAAATAAACGCAGACAAAGCCATCGCCGATCTAGCTACGGGCGAGGTAAAAGATCTACATCAAGCAGCCATCGCCATCGGCAAGGCCGATACGTCGATGAAACTCATGCTAGAGATCCGCAACAAGGCCCTAAGCGCATACAAAGAAATCTCAAGAACGCAAATTTAA
- a CDS encoding peptidoglycan D,D-transpeptidase FtsI family protein yields the protein MNQRKSKTIALFAFILFFICIFLVVIFYRANIERRLPKLETSDINTALRGNIITKDGFSITGSQKLYKVMVDTRNIDPDKKDLFIKLYCIYSGDDIKRVTKIINSQKGAVTLSYKIDAKGAAYLQELSKKLYRKKIFIPYEDPSTGAAILRNMSIIESGESRQYVAADALTPMIGYVKKVEKDGITKTEGVKGVEKAYEYYISSIQDAKLIGPKDIGNNIILTSDSNLANRVDGYDIILNASLKFQTRLEQIIDEKKEFLNAKEIIVGVMDSKTGGLLALASTSRYSPSNIRKQDYKSLNSSATEYAYEVGSVFKPFIFAILLANDKINPLERINTYNGVYQLGKRTIKDTHPEPFLTAEDIIVYSSNIGMIQIAQRLDGSQIYSGLLNFGFMQKTGIDMPYEQVGNMPPAAKLNSQIYKATISYGYGLQATFIQLLKAYNVFNNKGVMVTPKVVDSLYKDGKFFVVNDPKPVEAISQEAAERMKHILIKTVEIGTGKRAKVEGLEIGGKTGTAHIATTGGYANTYNGSFFGFVNDSQGNSYTIGVLAREPKKPYYYFGAQSALPTFKAAIELMVEEGFLKPDENLTTLEQAAPPAENTEKKNTKSNSKNKQKKN from the coding sequence TTGAATCAGCGAAAATCAAAAACAATCGCTTTATTTGCGTTTATTCTGTTTTTCATCTGCATATTTTTGGTAGTTATCTTTTACCGCGCAAATATCGAAAGACGACTGCCAAAACTAGAAACTAGCGACATAAACACGGCCCTACGCGGCAACATAATAACAAAAGACGGCTTTAGTATCACCGGCAGCCAAAAGCTCTACAAAGTGATGGTAGATACTAGAAACATCGACCCCGATAAAAAAGATCTATTTATCAAGCTTTACTGTATATATAGCGGCGACGATATCAAGCGCGTAACTAAAATCATCAACAGCCAAAAAGGCGCCGTTACGCTATCCTATAAGATCGATGCCAAGGGCGCGGCGTATCTACAGGAGCTATCAAAAAAGCTGTATAGAAAAAAAATCTTTATCCCGTACGAAGACCCTAGCACAGGAGCTGCGATACTGCGTAATATGAGCATAATAGAAAGCGGCGAAAGTAGACAATACGTCGCAGCCGACGCGCTCACGCCAATGATAGGCTACGTAAAAAAGGTCGAAAAAGACGGTATCACCAAAACAGAGGGCGTAAAAGGCGTAGAAAAAGCCTACGAATACTACATCTCCTCGATCCAAGATGCCAAACTGATAGGCCCGAAAGATATCGGAAACAACATCATCTTAACCAGCGATTCAAATTTAGCTAACCGCGTGGACGGATACGATATCATCCTAAACGCCTCGCTAAAATTTCAAACTAGGCTAGAGCAAATCATTGACGAAAAAAAGGAATTTTTAAATGCAAAAGAGATAATAGTAGGCGTCATGGACTCAAAAACTGGTGGCCTACTAGCGCTTGCCAGCACATCACGCTACAGCCCGTCAAATATCAGAAAACAAGACTACAAATCGCTAAACTCCTCGGCAACCGAGTATGCATACGAGGTCGGTTCGGTATTTAAACCGTTTATTTTCGCCATTCTTTTAGCAAATGATAAAATCAATCCGCTCGAGCGAATAAACACCTACAACGGCGTCTACCAGCTAGGCAAACGCACGATAAAAGACACGCACCCAGAGCCATTTCTCACGGCTGAGGATATCATCGTATACAGCTCAAATATCGGCATGATACAGATCGCCCAGCGTCTAGACGGTTCTCAAATTTACTCAGGGCTTTTAAATTTCGGCTTCATGCAAAAAACAGGCATCGACATGCCGTACGAGCAAGTTGGAAATATGCCGCCAGCAGCCAAGCTAAATTCACAAATTTACAAAGCCACGATCAGCTATGGATACGGTTTGCAGGCGACTTTTATCCAGCTTTTAAAGGCGTATAACGTATTTAATAACAAAGGCGTAATGGTAACGCCAAAGGTCGTAGACTCGCTCTATAAAGACGGTAAATTTTTCGTCGTAAACGACCCTAAACCCGTCGAAGCAATAAGCCAAGAAGCAGCCGAAAGAATGAAACATATTTTAATAAAAACCGTTGAAATCGGTACTGGCAAAAGAGCAAAAGTGGAGGGACTAGAAATCGGCGGCAAAACAGGCACTGCGCATATCGCCACGACCGGAGGCTATGCAAATACCTATAACGGCTCGTTTTTTGGATTTGTTAACGACTCACAAGGCAACAGCTACACGATAGGAGTTTTAGCCAGAGAGCCAAAGAAGCCGTATTATTATTTTGGCGCCCAGAGTGCGCTACCGACATTTAAAGCGGCCATAGAGTTGATGGTAGAAGAGGGATTTTTAAAACCGGATGAAAATTTGACAACCCTAGAGCAGGCTGCTCCGCCCGCAGAAAATACAGAGAAAAAAAATACAAAATCAAATTCCAAAAATAAACAAAAAAAGAATTAA
- a CDS encoding LexA family transcriptional regulator, which translates to MAAGEILDRIYEIVGVKNRNQLSQKIGKTPSTIAGWIERDKVPMDILYKIADEYDTSMDFLLDGIRKNEYNADEVVNGYWIKKLNQKVGAGTSVDITEVDVIDEDERFFVPATFFKTIMKNEKLRMAQVDGYSMVPMLHPDNWVIFEKMKEFKGDGLYVIMYNDNLMVKILQKTPRGNLYIKSTNKDYESFELDEDTCGSCQIVGKVIKCII; encoded by the coding sequence ATGGCAGCAGGGGAAATATTGGATAGAATTTATGAGATTGTAGGTGTAAAAAACAGAAATCAGCTATCACAAAAAATAGGTAAAACGCCGTCTACAATTGCGGGCTGGATTGAGAGAGATAAGGTGCCCATGGATATTTTGTATAAAATAGCCGACGAATATGATACTTCTATGGATTTCCTGTTGGATGGTATTCGTAAAAACGAATATAATGCCGATGAAGTGGTAAATGGATACTGGATAAAAAAACTAAATCAAAAGGTCGGCGCGGGTACGAGCGTAGACATAACGGAAGTCGACGTTATAGACGAGGATGAGAGGTTTTTTGTTCCTGCCACTTTCTTTAAAACTATAATGAAAAATGAAAAACTACGTATGGCGCAAGTAGACGGCTATTCGATGGTGCCGATGCTTCATCCCGACAACTGGGTTATTTTTGAAAAAATGAAAGAATTTAAGGGCGACGGGCTGTATGTGATTATGTACAACGACAATCTTATGGTTAAAATACTTCAAAAAACGCCGCGCGGAAATCTATATATCAAAAGCACAAACAAAGACTATGAGAGTTTTGAGTTGGACGAAGATACTTGCGGATCTTGCCAAATTGTCGGCAAGGTGATAAAATGTATCATTTAA
- a CDS encoding helix-turn-helix domain-containing protein: MIYVETAAAAEIFCVSLSALKEATRRNSAKYPFIRIEGAGARSRGGVKLLFAVEIAGVDAAINIGKIDKDIDVYLPDNAQECGYRAVKFSEFSRADEAFRVNLGNNASVRPLKFVKGEEYGSGRDNNAAIANDLVSRRDRSRGASGARDTGASQGNEEVNAVYTVSNLEELKSGSIGLDHSGDLAAGRKNKNLDAVANRDLRHHSSSEDNRAALARKALDKSEVLGYAKLYGVKAAAQAFGAKEKSIYRWQKEFAQKGGEALEDKRGGTSKANVKMIKDAILSIGTAQKTSWWMEYCRRYALSKGLYFDMFAPLSADISRSTFLRHASNIASKDYEVRTFLRAGRDGLNTNISIKRNYLKVNEEWQVDATPYDFMCLDENGEPVRYTAVGIIDVGGEMRVYDLCDSPNGYANVRLLKKALKEMGRPGYIKGDHGKDYVGKHFQGVLKRLGVQYAKAPKFTGKAKGKIERCHKEIQDFFEGLPGFLGHNVGDRALREKQAEDKAAMLSGAKTNIKNLMTRDQMQTMMDRWCESFKGSEEIEEFSFDERVFGRSEEKILQAEGFSINGLKFTDLEVFRHAKIGDRLETIENIDDASVYHVYKDGEYICDVVNQDVAKMSAEEVKAAQKEYEKRVIRPTKAYIRSLQNEKDGYYKADAERRLKEARKGKAEVIKKDEAKVVSKIEQEASVGNNVIYLPDPADAIKSLEG, translated from the coding sequence ATGATATACGTCGAAACTGCCGCGGCTGCTGAGATTTTTTGCGTCTCTTTGAGCGCTCTCAAAGAAGCTACCAGGCGTAATTCCGCTAAATACCCATTCATCCGCATAGAGGGCGCGGGCGCGAGAAGCCGCGGAGGCGTGAAGCTACTGTTTGCGGTGGAGATCGCCGGTGTCGATGCGGCGATAAATATCGGAAAAATAGATAAAGATATAGACGTATACTTGCCAGATAACGCACAAGAGTGCGGATATAGAGCCGTAAAATTTAGCGAATTTTCACGGGCGGATGAGGCCTTTAGGGTAAATTTGGGAAATAACGCATCCGTCCGTCCGTTAAAGTTCGTTAAAGGAGAAGAGTATGGAAGCGGGCGAGATAATAATGCTGCTATCGCTAACGATCTTGTTAGTAGGCGCGATAGGAGCCGTGGGGCTAGTGGTGCTCGGGATACTGGCGCAAGTCAAGGAAATGAGGAAGTAAACGCCGTTTATACGGTCTCTAACCTAGAGGAGTTAAAAAGTGGAAGTATTGGTTTGGATCATAGCGGCGACCTTGCTGCTGGGCGGAAAAATAAAAATCTCGACGCCGTCGCTAATCGTGATCTGCGCCACCATAGTTCTAGTGAAGATAATAGAGCGGCTCTAGCTCGCAAAGCCCTAGATAAGTCAGAAGTCCTAGGCTACGCCAAGCTATACGGCGTAAAGGCCGCGGCGCAGGCTTTCGGGGCAAAAGAAAAGAGCATATACCGCTGGCAAAAAGAGTTTGCCCAAAAAGGCGGCGAGGCCTTGGAAGATAAAAGAGGCGGGACGTCGAAAGCTAACGTAAAAATGATAAAGGACGCGATACTGTCCATCGGAACGGCGCAAAAGACTAGCTGGTGGATGGAATACTGCCGCAGATACGCGCTATCTAAGGGGCTATATTTTGATATGTTCGCGCCTCTTAGCGCCGATATTAGCCGCTCGACCTTTTTGCGCCACGCTTCAAATATAGCCAGCAAGGACTACGAGGTCAGGACCTTTTTACGCGCGGGCAGGGACGGACTAAACACAAACATATCCATAAAACGCAACTACCTCAAGGTAAACGAGGAGTGGCAAGTAGACGCTACTCCGTATGATTTCATGTGCCTTGACGAAAATGGCGAGCCTGTGCGCTATACGGCCGTGGGCATCATAGACGTAGGCGGCGAAATGCGCGTATACGACCTGTGCGACAGTCCTAACGGATATGCCAACGTGCGGCTTTTGAAAAAAGCGCTTAAAGAGATGGGGCGACCAGGATACATAAAAGGCGACCATGGAAAGGACTATGTGGGTAAGCACTTCCAAGGGGTGCTAAAGCGCCTTGGGGTGCAATACGCAAAAGCGCCTAAATTTACCGGCAAGGCAAAAGGAAAGATAGAAAGATGTCATAAGGAGATACAGGATTTCTTCGAGGGTTTACCGGGCTTTTTAGGCCATAACGTAGGCGATAGGGCGCTGAGGGAAAAGCAAGCCGAGGATAAGGCCGCGATGCTAAGCGGAGCTAAAACCAACATCAAAAACCTAATGACGCGCGATCAGATGCAAACGATGATGGATAGGTGGTGCGAGAGCTTCAAAGGAAGCGAAGAGATAGAGGAATTCAGCTTTGACGAAAGGGTTTTCGGAAGAAGCGAAGAAAAAATCTTGCAGGCCGAGGGATTTAGCATAAACGGGCTTAAATTTACCGACCTTGAAGTGTTTAGGCACGCAAAAATAGGCGATAGGCTCGAAACCATCGAAAATATAGACGACGCCAGCGTCTATCACGTCTATAAAGACGGAGAGTATATCTGCGACGTGGTGAATCAAGACGTAGCCAAAATGTCCGCCGAAGAGGTCAAGGCGGCGCAAAAAGAATACGAAAAGCGCGTTATCCGCCCGACCAAAGCGTATATCCGCTCGCTACAAAACGAGAAGGACGGATACTATAAGGCCGATGCCGAAAGAAGACTCAAAGAGGCAAGAAAAGGCAAGGCCGAGGTTATTAAAAAGGATGAAGCCAAGGTGGTGAGCAAGATAGAGCAAGAGGCCTCCGTAGGAAACAACGTCATCTACCTACCCGATCCCGCGGACGCGATCAAGAGCTTAGAGGGATAA